From one Pseudomonas sp. S35 genomic stretch:
- a CDS encoding TetR/AcrR family transcriptional regulator: protein MKITKTQSLANRAHIVETASELFRERGYDGVGVAELMATAGFTQGGFYKHFGSKADLMSEAAENSLAKSLSSTCDLDVPGFVNLYVSRDHRDGRGVGCTMAALCGDAARQPDDLKATFASGVENTLAALADKYTADVDVSRQEARAKMIDLLAHAIGAVMLSRACPDDSSLADEILQTCRAEIIATLPSSKESRA, encoded by the coding sequence ATGAAGATCACCAAGACGCAATCACTCGCCAACCGAGCTCACATTGTGGAGACGGCGTCAGAGCTGTTTCGTGAGCGTGGCTATGACGGTGTAGGTGTGGCAGAACTCATGGCTACCGCGGGTTTTACCCAGGGAGGCTTCTATAAGCACTTTGGGTCCAAGGCCGATTTGATGAGCGAAGCGGCCGAAAATAGCCTGGCAAAATCCCTGTCGAGTACGTGCGATCTCGACGTACCGGGGTTTGTAAACCTGTACGTGTCCAGGGATCACAGAGACGGCAGGGGAGTGGGGTGCACTATGGCGGCGCTGTGTGGTGACGCCGCCCGCCAGCCAGATGATCTGAAGGCGACCTTTGCCAGTGGGGTTGAAAACACGCTTGCAGCGCTCGCGGACAAGTACACGGCGGATGTGGATGTAAGCCGGCAAGAGGCCCGCGCGAAAATGATCGACCTGCTGGCCCATGCCATCGGTGCGGTCATGCTGTCGCGGGCGTGCCCGGATGACTCGTCCCTTGCCGATGAAATACTGCAAACATGCCGCGCCGAGATAATCGCAACCCTGCCATCGAGTAAAGAAAGCCGTGCATGA
- a CDS encoding alkene reductase produces MNDKSLFEPYTLGSLTLSNKVVMAPLTRNRAGAGFVPSEHAATYYSQRATAGLLIAEATQISQQGQGYQDTPGIYTPAQIAGWRAVTDAVHATGGRIFLQLWHVGRVSHVDLQENGAAPVAPSALQAATKVFVNNRFEDVSVPRALDINELPGIVEDFRQAAKNAISAGFDGVEIHGANGYLLDQFLKDGANLRTDAYGGSVENRARLLLEVTAAVVDAIGAERTGIRISPVSPANGVSSSDPQQQFDYVVDQLDALGLVYLHVVEGATGGPRDVAPFDFGALRQRFKNTYIANNGYDLNLAASRLDDDKADLIAFGRPFIGNPDLVERLKRNAALSAFNPTTLYGGGAAGYIDYPTLAESGSAQG; encoded by the coding sequence ATGAACGATAAGAGCTTGTTTGAACCCTACACACTGGGCTCACTCACACTTTCCAATAAAGTCGTAATGGCGCCCCTGACCCGGAACCGCGCTGGGGCCGGCTTTGTTCCGAGTGAGCATGCCGCAACCTATTACAGCCAGAGAGCGACGGCAGGCCTGCTGATTGCCGAGGCGACCCAGATCTCTCAGCAAGGCCAGGGCTACCAAGATACGCCCGGGATCTACACACCAGCGCAGATAGCGGGCTGGCGTGCAGTGACCGATGCCGTGCACGCCACAGGCGGACGTATTTTTCTGCAACTGTGGCATGTCGGGCGCGTTTCCCACGTCGACCTTCAGGAAAACGGTGCTGCACCAGTGGCGCCTTCTGCCCTGCAAGCTGCGACGAAGGTATTCGTCAACAACCGCTTCGAAGATGTCTCAGTGCCCCGCGCGCTGGATATAAATGAGTTGCCCGGCATCGTTGAGGACTTTCGCCAAGCGGCGAAAAACGCCATCAGTGCGGGGTTTGATGGCGTAGAAATCCACGGCGCAAACGGCTATTTACTCGATCAGTTCCTCAAGGACGGCGCCAACCTGCGCACTGATGCCTACGGTGGCTCGGTTGAAAACCGTGCACGCTTGCTGCTTGAAGTCACGGCTGCGGTGGTCGACGCAATCGGGGCCGAGCGCACGGGAATACGCATTTCCCCCGTGTCACCTGCCAACGGCGTTTCCAGCAGTGATCCGCAGCAGCAGTTCGATTACGTCGTCGATCAGTTGGATGCCTTGGGCCTGGTTTACCTGCATGTGGTTGAAGGTGCCACCGGCGGGCCACGCGATGTCGCCCCGTTCGATTTTGGCGCCCTACGCCAGCGCTTCAAAAATACCTACATTGCCAACAACGGCTATGACCTGAACCTGGCGGCTTCCCGACTCGACGACGACAAGGCTGATTTGATCGCCTTTGGACGTCCGTTCATTGGCAACCCCGATTTGGTCGAGCGACTCAAACGCAATGCCGCCCTATCCGCATTCAACCCCACAACGCTGTATGGCGGCGGTGCAGCGGGCTATATCGACTACCCGACACTTGCCGAGTCCGGCTCCGCGCAGGGCTGA
- a CDS encoding NADP-dependent oxidoreductase, with protein sequence MKAFLIDRYGKHPGHIAEVPEPEPGINDVLVKVHASSVNLLDSKISKGEFKLILPYTLPLIMGNDIAGVVVRVGSGVRRFKPGDEVYARRIGGFAELIAIEQSALALKPANTTLEQAAALPLVALTAWQVLVETARLKKGQKVFIQAGSGGVGSIAIQLAKHLGAFVATTTSTGNVDWVKALGADVVIDYTQQNFEDVLHDYDVVLNSLGPAELEKSLRILKPGGQLISISGPPTAEFAHQQKLFWGLGWIMRLLSSGIRRKARKQGIHYTFVFMRESGAQLAKIAALVESGAITPVIDRTFPFASTAEALSYVERGRAKGKVVIKIL encoded by the coding sequence ATGAAAGCCTTCCTGATCGATCGCTACGGCAAGCACCCTGGGCATATTGCCGAGGTACCGGAACCAGAACCGGGTATCAACGACGTCCTGGTCAAGGTGCATGCCAGCAGCGTCAACCTGTTGGACTCGAAGATCAGTAAGGGTGAATTCAAACTGATCCTGCCTTACACACTCCCGCTGATCATGGGTAACGACATAGCCGGCGTGGTCGTTCGCGTGGGGTCAGGGGTGCGCCGCTTCAAGCCAGGTGACGAGGTGTACGCCCGCCGCATCGGTGGCTTTGCCGAGCTGATCGCGATCGAGCAAAGCGCCCTCGCACTCAAACCGGCAAATACCACTCTGGAACAAGCCGCTGCCCTGCCCTTGGTTGCTCTGACCGCCTGGCAGGTGCTGGTTGAAACCGCCCGTTTGAAGAAGGGGCAAAAGGTGTTTATCCAAGCCGGCTCCGGTGGCGTCGGCAGCATCGCCATCCAGCTTGCAAAACACCTGGGCGCTTTCGTTGCCACCACGACCAGCACCGGTAACGTGGACTGGGTCAAGGCGTTGGGGGCCGATGTCGTCATCGACTACACGCAGCAAAACTTCGAAGACGTCTTGCACGACTACGACGTCGTCTTGAACAGCCTCGGCCCCGCCGAACTGGAAAAATCCCTGCGCATTCTCAAGCCGGGTGGCCAGCTCATTTCCATCTCAGGGCCACCGACCGCAGAGTTCGCACACCAGCAAAAGCTGTTCTGGGGACTCGGGTGGATCATGCGGCTGTTGAGCAGCGGCATACGCAGAAAGGCCCGCAAGCAGGGCATCCACTATACGTTCGTGTTCATGCGTGAGAGCGGTGCTCAACTGGCAAAAATCGCGGCGCTTGTCGAGTCCGGCGCCATCACACCGGTGATCGACCGTACCTTCCCCTTCGCGTCGACGGCTGAGGCATTGAGCTACGTCGAACGGGGCAGAGCCAAGGGCAAAGTGGTCATCAAGATCCTATGA
- a CDS encoding DASS family sodium-coupled anion symporter yields the protein MNAPATTVESFKLPLGLVVAVLVMAGVLLLPLPADLPVAGHRMLAILAFAVVVWITEAVSYEASAIMITSLMAFLLGTAPSLQDPTHLIGTSPAISMALTGFANPALALVAGALFIAAAMTHTGLDRRIALVTLSRVGTSTRRILLGAIAVTLLLSLVVPSATARSACVVPIMMGVIAAFGVDKRSNIAAGIMIVVAQGTSIWNVGIQTAAAQNLLTVGFMDKMLGQRVSWIDWLIAGAPWALIMSAVLLFLVLKLLPPETDSIPGGKEAVAQSLVDIGPMTGPQKRLLSVSVLLLLAWATEGRLHSFDTTSTTYAGLVFLLLPGIGVMTWKDVQSRIPWGTVIVFGVGISLGTALLTTQAGQWLGSTVVAHTGLDQVGPLGVFAILGVFLIVIHLGFASATALTSALLPILIAVLQTLPGDFSRLGMTMLLGFVMSYGFILPINAPQNMVCLGTGTFTARQFAKVGILVTLIGYGLMLVFAATYWSWLGWI from the coding sequence ATGAACGCCCCCGCAACAACCGTTGAATCATTCAAGTTGCCCCTGGGCCTGGTGGTCGCCGTACTGGTGATGGCCGGGGTGCTGCTGTTGCCGCTGCCCGCCGACCTACCAGTGGCGGGGCACCGGATGCTGGCGATCCTGGCGTTTGCGGTGGTGGTGTGGATCACCGAAGCGGTGTCTTATGAAGCCAGCGCGATCATGATTACCTCGCTCATGGCGTTTTTGCTCGGCACCGCGCCGTCCCTGCAAGATCCCACGCACCTGATCGGCACCAGCCCGGCCATCAGCATGGCCCTCACCGGGTTTGCCAACCCGGCGCTGGCGTTGGTGGCGGGCGCGCTGTTTATCGCCGCCGCCATGACCCATACCGGCCTGGACCGGCGCATTGCGCTGGTCACCCTGAGCCGCGTCGGCACCAGCACCCGACGCATTTTGCTGGGGGCGATTGCAGTGACCCTTTTGCTCAGCCTGGTGGTGCCCAGCGCCACCGCGCGCAGCGCGTGTGTGGTGCCGATCATGATGGGCGTGATCGCCGCGTTCGGCGTCGACAAACGTTCCAACATCGCCGCCGGGATCATGATCGTGGTGGCCCAAGGCACCAGCATCTGGAACGTCGGCATCCAGACCGCTGCCGCGCAGAACCTGCTGACCGTGGGCTTTATGGACAAGATGCTCGGCCAGCGCGTGTCATGGATCGACTGGCTGATCGCCGGTGCACCGTGGGCGCTGATCATGTCGGCAGTGCTGCTGTTTCTGGTGCTCAAATTGTTGCCGCCGGAGACCGACAGCATCCCGGGGGGCAAGGAAGCGGTCGCGCAGTCGTTGGTGGATATTGGGCCGATGACCGGGCCGCAGAAACGCCTGCTGAGCGTGTCGGTGTTGTTGCTGCTCGCTTGGGCGACGGAAGGGCGCCTGCATAGCTTCGACACCACCTCGACCACCTACGCCGGGTTGGTGTTCTTGCTGTTGCCGGGGATCGGGGTGATGACCTGGAAAGACGTGCAGTCGCGTATTCCGTGGGGCACGGTGATTGTGTTCGGGGTTGGGATCAGTCTCGGTACGGCGCTGCTGACCACCCAGGCCGGGCAATGGTTGGGTTCGACTGTCGTGGCCCACACCGGGCTGGATCAGGTGGGCCCGTTGGGGGTGTTTGCGATTCTTGGCGTGTTTTTAATCGTGATTCACTTGGGGTTTGCCAGTGCCACGGCGTTGACCTCGGCATTGCTGCCGATATTGATCGCGGTGTTGCAGACCTTGCCGGGTGATTTCAGTCGGTTGGGCATGACCATGTTGCTGGGGTTTGTGATGAGCTATGGGTTTATCTTGCCGATCAATGCGCCGCAGAACATGGTGTGCCTGGGGACCGGGACCTTTACGGCGCGGCAGTTTGCCAAGGTAGGGATCCTGGTGACGCTGATCGGGTATGGGCTGATGCTGGTGTTCGCCGCCACTTACTGGAGTTGGCTCGGCTGGATCTAA
- a CDS encoding MFS transporter yields MDKYTPHTWEPHERPSLPGSPSTPWHPTHKRWLYALVGVLVAITGGLGNALVIANLQYLQGALGATTAEMAWLPAAYVMTNVCMNLLLVKFRQQFGLRAFTEVFLVLYALVTFGHLFVNDLSSAIAVRAAHGMVGAALSSLGLYYMIQAFPAKWRLKALVLGLGTAQLALPLARLFSEDLLQIAEWRGLYLFELGMALICLGCVFLLKLPPGDRFKTFEKLDFLTFGILASGVALLCAVLSLGRIDWWLQAPWIGVASACSLVLIMAGLAIEHNRANPMLMTRWLGSGTMIRLALAVILIRMVLSEQSTGAVGFMQMLNMSYQQMHTLYVVMLAGAISGLVVSALTINPAHLLMPLVISLALMALGSVMDSFSSNLTRPQNLYISQFLLGFGGTFFLGPTMVLGTKNVLTNPRNLVSFSVMFGICQNLGGLIGAALLGTFQIVREKYHSSMIVEHLTLLDPRVAARVQSGGSAYGGIVADPQLRNLVGIRSLATAATREANVMAYNDVFMLIAIIAILTMIWIFIRSLWLMSTTKAATPVQPSGVSS; encoded by the coding sequence ATGGACAAATACACCCCCCACACTTGGGAACCCCACGAGCGTCCGAGCCTGCCGGGTTCGCCGTCGACGCCGTGGCACCCCACGCACAAGCGTTGGCTGTATGCGCTGGTCGGTGTGCTGGTCGCCATCACCGGCGGCCTGGGTAACGCGCTGGTGATCGCCAACCTGCAATACCTGCAAGGCGCCCTGGGCGCGACCACCGCGGAAATGGCCTGGCTGCCCGCCGCCTATGTAATGACCAACGTGTGCATGAACCTGCTGCTGGTGAAGTTCCGCCAGCAGTTCGGCCTGCGTGCGTTTACCGAGGTGTTCCTGGTGCTGTACGCGCTGGTGACCTTCGGCCACCTGTTCGTCAATGACCTCAGCTCGGCCATAGCGGTGCGGGCGGCCCACGGGATGGTGGGTGCGGCGCTGAGTTCGTTGGGCCTGTACTACATGATCCAGGCGTTCCCGGCCAAGTGGCGGCTCAAAGCCCTGGTGCTGGGGTTGGGCACGGCGCAGTTGGCGTTGCCGCTGGCGCGTCTGTTCTCTGAAGACTTGCTGCAAATCGCCGAATGGCGCGGTTTGTACCTGTTTGAGCTGGGCATGGCGCTGATCTGCCTGGGCTGCGTGTTTTTGCTCAAACTGCCGCCCGGCGACCGTTTCAAAACCTTCGAAAAACTCGACTTCCTGACCTTTGGCATCCTCGCCAGCGGCGTGGCGTTGCTCTGCGCGGTGCTGTCCCTGGGGCGTATCGACTGGTGGCTGCAAGCACCGTGGATCGGTGTCGCGTCGGCCTGTTCCCTGGTGCTGATCATGGCCGGCCTGGCCATCGAGCATAACCGTGCCAACCCGATGTTGATGACCCGCTGGCTGGGCAGCGGCACCATGATTCGCCTGGCCTTGGCGGTGATCCTGATCCGCATGGTGCTGTCCGAGCAATCCACCGGGGCGGTGGGGTTCATGCAGATGCTCAACATGAGTTACCAGCAGATGCACACCCTGTACGTGGTGATGCTGGCCGGTGCGATCAGCGGGCTGGTGGTCAGTGCGTTGACCATCAACCCGGCGCACCTGCTGATGCCGCTGGTGATTTCCCTGGCGCTGATGGCCCTGGGCTCGGTGATGGACAGTTTCTCCAGCAACCTGACCCGGCCCCAGAACCTGTATATCAGCCAGTTCCTGCTAGGCTTTGGCGGCACGTTCTTTCTGGGACCGACGATGGTGCTGGGCACGAAAAACGTACTGACCAACCCGCGCAACCTGGTGAGTTTCTCGGTGATGTTCGGCATTTGCCAGAACCTTGGCGGCCTGATTGGCGCGGCGTTGTTGGGGACGTTCCAGATCGTGCGCGAGAAATACCACTCCAGCATGATCGTCGAGCACTTGACCTTGCTGGACCCGCGTGTAGCCGCACGGGTGCAGAGCGGCGGTTCGGCCTATGGCGGTATCGTCGCTGACCCGCAGTTGCGCAACCTCGTGGGTATCCGCAGCCTGGCGACGGCGGCGACGCGTGAGGCGAATGTCATGGCCTACAACGATGTCTTCATGCTGATCGCGATCATCGCGATCCTGACCATGATCTGGATCTTTATCCGCAGTCTGTGGCTGATGAGTACCACTAAGGCAGCCACTCCCGTTCAACCCAGCGGCGTTTCTTCATGA
- a CDS encoding HlyD family secretion protein, with protein sequence MTEPSTTTTTAIASTPEGSTPPGAVPTELRPLRVRILSSLGFAAIAIVGVLIVLYAWQLPPFSSAVETTENALVRGQVTIIGPQLSGYVFEVPVQDFQYVKAGDLLVRLDDRIYKQRLDQALAQLAVQKAALANVVQQRNSAEATIKLRQAALVDSQAQARKSTADLRRNEELISDGSVSRRELDVTRAANAQTIAAVAQAQASLEIARQDLQTVIVNRGSLEAAVASAEAAVELARIDLSNTRITAPRDGQLGQIGVRLGAYVNSGAQLMALVPKQLWVIANMKETQMDNVQVGQPVTFTVDALNHRRFHGTVQHISPATGSEFSLLQADNATGNFVKIAQRVPVRITVDPDQAESERLRPGLSVVVSIDTAGRLKNSPP encoded by the coding sequence ATGACCGAACCTTCTACGACCACCACCACTGCCATCGCTTCCACCCCGGAGGGCAGCACGCCGCCCGGCGCCGTGCCCACCGAGTTACGGCCACTGCGGGTGCGCATCCTGTCGTCCCTGGGCTTTGCCGCGATTGCCATCGTCGGTGTGTTGATCGTGCTGTATGCCTGGCAATTGCCGCCGTTCAGCAGTGCGGTGGAAACCACCGAAAATGCCCTGGTGCGCGGCCAGGTCACGATCATTGGCCCGCAGCTCAGCGGCTATGTGTTTGAAGTGCCGGTGCAGGACTTCCAGTACGTCAAGGCCGGCGACTTGCTGGTGCGCCTGGACGACCGCATCTACAAGCAGCGCCTCGACCAGGCCCTGGCGCAACTGGCGGTGCAGAAGGCCGCGCTGGCCAATGTGGTGCAGCAACGCAACAGTGCCGAAGCCACCATCAAGCTGCGCCAGGCCGCACTGGTGGACAGCCAGGCCCAGGCGCGCAAAAGCACCGCCGACCTGCGCCGCAACGAAGAGCTGATCAGCGACGGTTCGGTGTCCCGGCGCGAACTGGACGTGACCCGCGCCGCCAATGCCCAGACCATCGCCGCCGTGGCCCAGGCCCAGGCCAGCCTGGAAATCGCGCGGCAGGATTTGCAGACGGTGATCGTCAATCGCGGCTCCCTGGAAGCGGCGGTGGCCAGTGCAGAGGCGGCGGTGGAGCTGGCGCGGATCGACCTGTCCAACACCCGCATTACCGCGCCGCGTGACGGCCAACTGGGGCAGATTGGCGTGCGCCTGGGGGCCTACGTCAACTCCGGCGCGCAGTTGATGGCGCTGGTGCCGAAGCAGCTGTGGGTGATCGCCAACATGAAGGAAACCCAGATGGACAATGTGCAGGTCGGCCAGCCGGTGACTTTCACCGTGGATGCGCTCAACCACCGCAGGTTTCACGGCACGGTGCAGCATATCTCCCCAGCCACGGGCTCGGAGTTCAGCCTGTTGCAGGCGGACAACGCGACGGGCAACTTTGTGAAGATTGCCCAACGCGTGCCGGTGCGGATCACCGTGGACCCGGATCAGGCCGAGAGCGAACGGTTGCGGCCGGGGTTGTCGGTTGTCGTGAGTATCGACACGGCTGGGCGGCTGAAAAACTCTCCACCCTGA
- a CDS encoding TRAP transporter large permease has product MDALILLGSFIALILIGMPVAYALGLSALIGAWWIDIPFQALMIQVAGGVNKFSLMAIPFFVLAGAIMAEGGMSRRLVAFAGVLVGFVRGGLSLVNIMASTFFGAISGSSVADTASVGSVLIPEMERRGYPREFATAVTVSGSVQALLTPPSHNSVLYSLAAGGTVSIASLFMAGVVPGLLMSACLMVLCLIFAKKRNYPKGEVIPLKQALKIAADALWGLMAMVIILGGILSGIFTATESAAIAVLWAFFVTMFIYRDYKWNELPKLMHRTVRTISIVMILIAFAASFGYIMTLMQIPAKITTLFLTLSDNRYVILMCINAMLLLLGTVMDMAPLILILTPILLPVVLNIGVDPVHFGMIMLVNLGIGLITPPVGAVLFVGAAVGKTTIEKTVKALLPFYAVLFLVLIAVTYIPALSLWLPSVVL; this is encoded by the coding sequence CTGTCGGCGCTGATCGGCGCGTGGTGGATCGACATCCCGTTCCAGGCCCTGATGATTCAGGTGGCCGGCGGGGTGAACAAGTTTTCGCTGATGGCGATCCCGTTCTTCGTGCTGGCCGGGGCGATCATGGCCGAGGGCGGCATGTCGCGGCGGCTGGTGGCGTTTGCCGGGGTGCTGGTGGGCTTTGTGCGCGGCGGCCTGTCGCTGGTGAACATCATGGCCTCGACGTTCTTTGGCGCGATTTCCGGCTCGTCAGTGGCGGACACCGCCTCGGTCGGCTCGGTGCTGATCCCGGAAATGGAACGCCGTGGCTATCCACGGGAATTTGCCACGGCCGTGACCGTCAGCGGCTCGGTGCAAGCCTTGCTTACGCCGCCTAGCCACAACTCGGTGCTCTACTCCCTCGCGGCCGGCGGCACCGTCTCCATCGCCTCGCTGTTCATGGCCGGCGTGGTGCCGGGCCTGCTGATGAGCGCGTGCCTGATGGTGCTGTGCCTGATCTTCGCAAAGAAACGCAATTACCCCAAAGGCGAAGTCATCCCCCTGAAGCAGGCGCTGAAGATCGCCGCCGATGCGCTCTGGGGCCTGATGGCTATGGTGATCATCCTCGGCGGCATCCTCTCGGGCATCTTCACCGCCACCGAGTCTGCCGCAATTGCGGTGCTGTGGGCGTTCTTCGTGACCATGTTCATCTACCGCGACTACAAGTGGAACGAACTGCCCAAGCTGATGCACCGCACGGTGCGCACCATTTCCATCGTGATGATCCTGATCGCCTTCGCCGCCAGCTTCGGCTACATCATGACCCTGATGCAGATCCCGGCAAAGATCACCACGTTGTTCCTGACCCTGTCGGATAACCGCTACGTGATCCTGATGTGCATCAACGCCATGCTGCTGTTGCTCGGCACGGTGATGGACATGGCGCCGCTGATCCTGATCCTCACGCCGATTCTGTTGCCGGTGGTGCTCAATATCGGCGTCGACCCGGTGCACTTCGGCATGATCATGCTGGTGAACCTCGGCATCGGCCTGATCACTCCGCCAGTGGGCGCGGTGCTGTTTGTCGGTGCGGCGGTGGGCAAGACCACGATCGAAAAAACCGTGAAGGCGCTGCTGCCGTTTTATGCGGTGCTGTTCCTGGTGCTGATCGCCGTCACTTACATCCCGGCGTTGTCGCTGTGGCTGCCGAGCGTGGTGCTGTGA
- a CDS encoding aldose 1-epimerase: protein MIELEDHLTHLSLNPAVGGSLVNWTVRASGQPLLRPNDPHSELPGKLGCYPLVPWSNRIADGGFETPDGWLALTPNSPNDPFPIHGSAWQQPWHVVSQSAQEVVLELQCETPFAYRAEQRIRLSDGELSIALRVTHLAEKAAWHGIGLHPYFPRRPDTRLQAKAAQVWLSDGTKLPTGLAAVPPEWDFQVLNELPEGLVDNGFCQWDGHCRIEQPELGYALECQATGADYFLLYCPPGLGFFCIEPVSHPVNAHHLPGRPGLKLLEHNQSVQLNFNLKYIQNVGGGLPPMAA, encoded by the coding sequence ATGATTGAGCTTGAAGATCACCTGACCCACCTCAGCCTAAACCCGGCCGTGGGTGGCAGCCTCGTCAACTGGACCGTGCGCGCCAGTGGGCAACCGCTGTTGCGGCCTAACGACCCGCACAGTGAGCTGCCTGGAAAGCTGGGGTGCTATCCGTTGGTGCCCTGGTCCAACCGTATTGCCGATGGGGGCTTCGAGACCCCCGACGGCTGGCTGGCCCTGACGCCTAACAGCCCCAACGATCCCTTTCCGATTCACGGCTCGGCTTGGCAACAGCCGTGGCACGTCGTCAGTCAATCGGCGCAGGAAGTGGTGTTGGAGCTGCAGTGTGAAACGCCGTTCGCCTATCGTGCCGAGCAGCGGATTCGCTTGAGCGACGGCGAACTGAGCATCGCATTGCGCGTGACCCATCTGGCCGAAAAAGCCGCGTGGCATGGAATTGGGCTGCACCCCTACTTCCCGCGTCGGCCAGACACGCGGTTGCAGGCCAAGGCGGCGCAGGTGTGGTTGAGTGATGGCACAAAGTTGCCGACAGGCTTGGCGGCAGTGCCGCCCGAGTGGGATTTCCAGGTATTGAACGAGTTGCCCGAAGGTCTCGTGGACAACGGCTTTTGCCAGTGGGACGGGCATTGTCGAATCGAACAACCGGAGCTGGGCTACGCGCTGGAATGCCAAGCCACCGGCGCCGATTACTTCCTGCTGTACTGCCCGCCGGGGCTGGGGTTCTTTTGCATTGAACCGGTGAGTCATCCGGTGAATGCTCATCACCTGCCGGGGCGTCCGGGCCTGAAACTGCTGGAACACAATCAGTCGGTCCAACTCAATTTCAACCTGAAATACATTCAAAATGTGGGAGGGGGCTTGCCCCCGATGGCGGCCTGA
- a CDS encoding oxidoreductase, translating to MKTPSEKTAIVTGASSGIGRATAEALVRAGYRVFGTSRKAAASPTQVSMLTCDVTDDVSVSALVSSVLAQTGRIDLLVNNAGIGMLGGAEEFSIPQVQALFDVNLFGVIRLTNAVLPSMRTRGQGRIINIGSILGVIPAPYSAHYSAVKHALEGYSESLDHEVRAFNIRVSVIEPAFVRTVFDQNGIEPDSQLKAYDQPRAGLKALLAEVVPKADLPEVVAAVVVKAAIDSQPRRRYTAGKAARQISLLRRFAPAGVFDKAFRKQFRLPV from the coding sequence ATGAAAACACCTTCCGAAAAAACCGCGATAGTCACCGGTGCGTCGTCCGGTATTGGGCGAGCGACTGCTGAAGCACTGGTGCGTGCAGGGTATCGGGTATTTGGCACGAGTCGAAAGGCAGCGGCCAGCCCAACGCAGGTGTCCATGCTCACCTGCGACGTGACCGACGACGTCTCGGTCAGTGCGCTTGTCTCAAGCGTACTCGCGCAGACCGGGCGGATCGACCTGCTGGTCAATAATGCCGGTATCGGCATGCTGGGCGGCGCTGAAGAATTCTCGATCCCACAGGTACAAGCACTGTTCGACGTCAATCTGTTCGGCGTCATCCGCCTGACCAACGCCGTACTGCCGTCGATGCGCACGCGCGGCCAGGGGCGCATCATCAATATCGGATCAATTCTAGGGGTGATACCCGCGCCCTACTCCGCTCATTATTCGGCGGTCAAACACGCGCTGGAAGGTTATTCCGAATCCCTCGATCACGAGGTGCGTGCCTTCAATATTCGTGTCTCGGTCATCGAGCCCGCATTCGTGCGTACCGTCTTCGATCAAAACGGTATTGAGCCAGACTCGCAGCTCAAGGCCTACGACCAACCCCGAGCCGGGCTCAAGGCACTGCTGGCCGAGGTTGTGCCCAAAGCCGACCTGCCAGAAGTCGTCGCGGCAGTCGTGGTGAAAGCCGCGATCGACAGCCAGCCTCGGCGTCGCTATACCGCTGGCAAGGCGGCACGACAAATCAGCCTGCTGCGCCGCTTCGCGCCCGCCGGGGTGTTCGACAAGGCCTTTCGTAAGCAATTTCGCCTGCCGGTTTAA
- a CDS encoding SDR family oxidoreductase has protein sequence MSTPETVLITGASTGIGAIYAERFAQRGHNLVLVARDKNRLDALSSRLREKHAVSIDVIQADLTQTNDLAIVEARLREDARIGILVNNAGAAQSGSFIEQSTDSVANLVALNTTALVRLASAIAPRLAQAGNGAIINIGSVVGLAPEFGMSVYGATKAFVLFLSQGLSLELTPKGVYVQAVLPAATRTEIWERAGIDINTLSEVMGVEDLVDAALVGFDRREPVTIPPLQDGARWDALQAARQGLLSDIRQSVVAERYQAKA, from the coding sequence ATGAGCACCCCAGAAACCGTACTGATTACCGGCGCCTCGACAGGCATTGGCGCGATCTACGCCGAGCGTTTCGCCCAGCGTGGGCACAACCTGGTGCTGGTGGCCCGCGATAAAAACCGGTTGGACGCACTGTCCTCCCGACTGCGTGAAAAACACGCTGTGTCCATTGACGTGATCCAGGCAGACCTGACCCAAACCAACGATCTGGCAATCGTCGAAGCTCGCCTGCGTGAGGACGCCCGTATCGGCATCCTGGTGAACAATGCCGGCGCCGCGCAATCCGGCAGCTTCATCGAGCAGTCCACCGACAGCGTGGCCAACCTGGTCGCGCTCAACACCACCGCCTTGGTGCGACTCGCCAGCGCCATCGCTCCACGCCTGGCACAGGCCGGTAATGGCGCGATCATCAACATCGGCTCGGTGGTGGGGTTGGCGCCGGAGTTCGGCATGAGCGTCTACGGCGCGACCAAGGCGTTTGTGCTGTTTCTGTCCCAAGGGCTGAGCCTTGAGCTCACGCCTAAAGGCGTCTACGTACAGGCCGTTCTCCCGGCGGCCACCCGCACGGAAATCTGGGAACGTGCGGGCATCGACATCAACACCTTGAGCGAAGTGATGGGCGTAGAGGATCTGGTCGACGCAGCGCTGGTCGGTTTTGATCGTCGCGAGCCGGTGACCATTCCACCGTTACAAGACGGCGCCCGCTGGGATGCCTTGCAGGCTGCCCGCCAGGGTTTGCTGTCAGACATCCGCCAATCGGTAGTCGCCGAGCGTTATCAAGCCAAGGCGTGA